In Epinephelus moara isolate mb chromosome 9, YSFRI_EMoa_1.0, whole genome shotgun sequence, a genomic segment contains:
- the june gene encoding junE proto-oncogene, AP-1 transcription factor subunit encodes MTAKMETPFYHDDSSAVPAFSQIAEYERYPGNKMLMSKKAMSVVGSHHFPSGGAAGGRGGNHNNLGLAGNSSLMTSAAPSADMNLLKLASPDLEHLIIQSNQGLVTTSPVSNSTNAFLYRNQATNEQEGFADGFVKALADLHKQNQLVGGGPMSPSSSSAVSLQTSYQRNLMSSGDMPIYTNLSSYNPGQMTYPGGQMAYGSGSGHGSGGASQSHTRGLDAPQTVPEVPHPAGDPTSPPSLSPIDLETQERIKAERKKLRNRIAASKCRKRKLERISRLEEKVKVLKNQNSDLASTAAMLREQVAQLKQKVMSHVTNGCQIAVSSAAGKSGGGGGGAGSEDSSC; translated from the coding sequence ATGACGGCCAAGATGGAGACTCCTTTCTACCACGACGACTCCTCCGCTGTCCCCGCCTTTAGCCAGATTGCAGAATACGAGCGTTACCCCGGAAACAAGATGCTGATGAGTAAGAAGGCCATGTCAGTGGTGGGCAGTCATCACTTCCCCAGCGGTGGTGcagcaggagggaggggtgggaaCCACAACAACCTGGGGCTCGCTGGCAACAGCTccctgatgacatcagcagCACCCTCAGCGGACATGAACCTCCTGAAGCTGGCATCCCCCGACCTGGAGCACTTGATCATCCAGTCCAACCAGGGACTGGTCACCACCAGCCCTGTGTCAAACTCCACCAATGCCTTTCTGTACCGCAACCAGGCCACCAACGAGCAAGAAGGATTTGCTGATGGCTTTGTCAAAGCGCTCGCTGATCTTCACAAGCAGAACCAGCTAGTGGGAGGTGGCCCCATGTCCCCATCTTCATCCTCCGCCGTCTCTCTGCAGACATCCTACCAGAGGAACCTGATGTCCAGTGGAGACATGCCCATCTACACCAACCTCAGCAGCTACAACCCGGGCCAGATGACTTACCCTGGAGGCCAGATGGCGTACGGTAGTGGCTCAGGCCATGGCAGCGGTGGAGCCTCTCAAAGCCACACCAGAGGCCTGGACGCCCCTCAGACAGTCCCTGAGGTGCCTCACCCAGCGGGCGACCCTACTTCCCCGCCCTCCCTCTCTCCAATTGACTTGGAGACACAGGAGCGAATCAAAGCAGAACGCAAAAAGCTCCGCAACCGCATCGCCGCGTCCAAGTGCCGCAAGCGGAAGCTGGAGCGGATCTCGCGGCTGGAGGAGAAGGTGAAGGTCCTGAAGAACCAGAACTCGGACCTGGCCTCCACCGCTGCCATGCTGCGGGAGCAGGTTGCCCAGCTCAAACAGAAGGTCATGAGTCACGTCACCAATGGCTGCCAGATCGCCGTCAGCTCGGCCGCTGGCAAgtctggaggaggagggggaggagctgGTAGTGAGGACTCCAGCTGCTGA